The genomic DNA ggaaaggtgTAACATGTATCTGATCGAGCTGGGCAGCCAAACCTGAACTCTGCTCTCTGATAAAAGAAGTATTCACCACTcagtgaacatggtaagggatcagTGAAGAACTGCCACTACGGGCCACAGAAGGTACTGGAGGTCTCGACGAGGAGGAACTGGGACCACAGCCGGGAGGAAAATCCCTAACgacagacacagacctacgtacccatCGGGGACGAGTACCAGGTCCCGGGATGTCTGTCGGCATAAAGGAAGaaactggtggaggaggcataggggtcttctcagcaacaacatccagggtcctctcagaatctgagctatccgggTCAGAGGGATTCTCCCCAGATGGAGAACTCGAGATCACAATATgccactgccaacataataaatatacagggaagacacaaccaagtcaaggaaattctatcaaaacatttaatagatgtcagggtaacgtcgtcggaaccctcgactaactctaaaggtttgctcctctatatgagttgctgacttacaCCTTAAGACTCAATTTAACACCTattcgacacaatccctaacctgaatcagggacttgaacctgtagctctgataccaactgtgacggcctcaaccccgggatcaggagttgacatcactcAATACACACACAATTACAACATATACACGCAGGCACAACACAAACACACAAAGGCAcaacaacacacacacacacataagcATATACATATctatatatagatatatacatacatataagCAACAGGAACCACCAATCTCACCGGAAAAACACGGTGGCAGAGAGACCGGAGCAACAGGAGGGAGGAACGGAAAATAACGCCAGAAAAGAAAAGAACGGGAGGAAGGAACGGGGTGGGAAGAGAGAGAAGTAAGGGGTAGATTTTTGGAGAGATTGAATCGAGAGAAAAAAGGGAGAGATTTCAAGAATTCAGCCGAGAGAGATAAGGAACAAAAGAGATGGTTCCTCAATTAACAAGCTGCAGAAACGTGTCCTTTATTTAGGATACGTGTCACTTTCTTATTACCGCCAATCGAGTAATACAGGGTCAATTACATCCCGCAGTTATTATTTACGAAACGAGATCGCGagaaaacaacttcaaaaatttattgaaacaacttcaaaatttTATACATATCCCGAACTTAATTAAAACGTaagtttcgtaattttaaaataatttctgaaatgcagtttgtaccagtttttaataattaaatGAAACGACACGCGGATAAactaatcccaaaaatttccaaaataattttaaaattctcagaataatacgaacttaataaatatgagtttcataatttttgaagatttctgaaattatggattttacaaataaatacaatcagaaagtcatttaaaaacaaataattagtgaaatattgatttctcaattttataaagtcctaaaaataattattgaaattataaaattataaaaccaattttagagacaatgcaaatatttatagaattaaaacggtaataaaatcacttttacaagtaTAACAGAACCACATATCTCCATAATAAATCAAAAAATCCATACCATAAATCAATAAATCTCAGATAAATAATAAAAACCAACACACTGCTACCGAAAATCAatgcacatattttatttaattatttattcaattattacacttttaaatattaaaaataaaagaaaaaaatgagTCGTTAtaaggcatgccatggtgtgggcacttccttaacatcttcttatattgatcccaagcctcacacagagattctccagtttgttgaGCAAACTGAGTTAGTGCATTCCTGATTGCTGCAGTTTTCGCtatggggaagaatttagtgagaaacttttgagcgagatcttcccaagtggtgatagaccctgctggtagagagtgtaacctgCACTTTGCCTTGTCcatcagagagaatgggaagagtcgtagcttgatagcatctttagtcacatcattgaacttgaaagtgtcgcagatctcgatgaaatccctgatgtgcatgttgcGGTCTTCGGTAGtagaacccccaaactgaactgagttctgtatcatctggatcgtgcttgacttgatcttataagtgttagccctgatggctactctaatgatgctagactgaatgtcattaatcttaggcttagaatagtccatcaaaacCTTCGGATTTTCTtcttgatcacccatagctactagAATTGGCTCTTCCACTTTCcactcttcttcttctaccttcttttcttcctcaaaaacttccctatgaactaccacaagttcttcctcggctttatccagtgttctcttacgagtacacgaacgcgtatgcatacaccctcgctagatcacctgaaataaaacaaggaaacaaataagtaacattgtccgagtcaatgaactttaatgaccactgatggaaagcacataaactaataTTTAACACTGTAGTCCCCGacaacggcgccaaaaacttgttgctaaacacgcgctaataatacacgcaagtatacgagttcgtaagtagtataagatataaattagattcgatcccacagagactgtattggttaactaatcaACTTATGCACTTAggcaacaatgtatggttattattaaatgctaagacgataacaaagtgaggttgtttataactaagaattaaactaattattataactatgagaataagatagactgagttaatatatatgatagacatgggattctaacttcattaagtacttcattcaatagccttattgttcttaacctttagcatgcaatggtgatgacactaatcagataacacgaaattgataaacgccaactttcgttgcacgagtaccattcaaccagacatccacaaaagagataaaagctgaataggcaccaattatattgagaccctatatgtctatagaatttgacaacataacggtttaagcacaagttcACTATCTTGATTActtagggcaagtaagatggttaaaattacctacaaatcatacATAAcaatacataaacctatgctagcatggcaagttctaaatccttaaattcactttcgcttcattaaaaattaacacactatcttataagttcacgacgctcacaagatgaatacgcacaaccataactaggatatcatacaatcagcACATACTAAGATatcaaataatttaactaaagaaatccataaataaatccattagaaccccacgataacgattagcccataatcgaactcatcgccaacgtggtttccaatgaaaacatgatatagcaaacgtactctttatacgaataaataaaccaaagtatAAACAAGATTaaaggttcaacaaaacaagaaataagcatccaaattacaactcaaaacaaagattcataagaataaactagatcatcttcgcctttgttgaattgtgcccaAAAGGTTTCTTATCGTCTTCTCCTTCCTTGATGTCTTGATATCTCTGAATATCTCTTAAAAAATGACCTAATTTATGTTTATATAGTAGTCCACGCATCCCAGGAGTCCAGCAATTCGAATtataaaagaatcaggatttgTTTATCCCGACCCAGCACGGTCGCGCGCTCcaccagcgcggccgcgctgtCTTCCTGTTCTCCCGGCGCGGCTGCGCGCCACACCAGTGTGGGCATGCCTGCCTTTTGCCAAAAATTATGTGCGCGGCCGCGCTGTCTTCCTGGTTCTCCCGGCGCAGCTGCACGCAACACTAGCGCGGGCATGCCTGCCTTCTgccaaaaattattttttcttcttctttattccttgtaGTTTTGAGCCAATCTTTTAAGCTTTTATTCCagcacatcctaaacaccatattagcatcaaaataatgctaattcacctgattcactaagtaaagcctgaaatgcaaaaatacttgaaaacacattaaaataaaaataacttgagtacaattacaccaactcaaagcttattagagcataaataagtgtcataaatgccacttaacagtCGTCTAAAAACTCAAGGAAAGCTTATGCTAGGGAAGTCATGCACATAGTAGAGGAAGCTCCAAAAAGGGCTAGGAAAGGAGTAGCAATGAAATTTGATGATTTTGACTTGGAAGGTGttaagtttccccatgacgataCCCTAGACATAACACCCATAATAGGGAACATCCAGGTGAAGAAAGTCCTGGTAGATAATGGAGCATCAATAGACATCTTACTCTATGATACTTTCATTAgaatgggttacaatgattcccAATTAGCCCCGactgatatgccgatatatggttTTACTGGAGTTGAATGCCCTGTGGAAGAGATAATTAAGTTACCTCTAACAATGGGTCAGGAGCCAAGACAAGCCACGCATATGTTAAActttgtggtagtaaaggctGGATTAACGTATAATGCGATCATGGGAAAGAAAGGGAtgcatgccttcaaggcagtcccctcatCCTACCATTCCGTGATCAAGTTCCCAATGAGAGAAGGAATAGGAGAAGAAAAGGGTGACTAGAAGATAGCCAGAAGTTGTTATGTATCCTCGCTGAGGGCAGATAGAGTAGGAGGTAGGTCTTACCTATTGAAGATCTAGATATCCGTG from Apium graveolens cultivar Ventura chromosome 5, ASM990537v1, whole genome shotgun sequence includes the following:
- the LOC141660185 gene encoding uncharacterized protein LOC141660185, with the translated sequence MHIVEEAPKRARKGVAMKFDDFDLEGVKFPHDDTLDITPIIGNIQVKKVLVDNGASIDILLYDTFIRMGYNDSQLAPTDMPIYGFTGVECPVEEIIKLPLTMGQEPRQATHMLNFVVVKAGLTYNAIMGKKGMHAFKAVPSSYHSVIKFPMREGIGEEKGD